A single Pyxicephalus adspersus chromosome 8, UCB_Pads_2.0, whole genome shotgun sequence DNA region contains:
- the ELFN2 gene encoding protein phosphatase 1 regulatory subunit 29, which translates to MSYWWFFLTLVPFFWYLPPGAKSDCWLIEGDKGYVWLAICSQNQPPYETIPQHINSTVHDLRLNENKLKIIGYASLSRFGNLTDLNLTKNEISYIEDGAFLGQSNLQILQLGYNKLTNLSEGMLRGMPRLQFLFVQHNLIEVVTPGAFSECPSLISIDLSSNRLTKLDGITFVGLQALMACELAGNPFHCNCELFGFLGWLVMFNNFTRNYDRLQCESPREFAGYPLLSPRPHHSRNAITVLQAQCKNGAYIPRERPTPFIPNSLPDTDENSGYSPGDLLSSEPTPTSTTDSSGIPTIEIHHVTGSSATLIVTIPYPYKKMYILVQYNNSFVYDVTTLKHKKEYITLDKLKAHVNYTFCVASIRNSKRYNHTCLFVFTRSKDKEEFSPNTSTTTHYIMTILGCLFGMVIILGVVYYCLRKKRMQEEKKKSLNVKKTILEMRYGSDVDPCIGAHSSQKLSEHPIPISRISSLPTSVGGLGSGGEKGMSSKPMNSQMGTPKVPKGTNYMEVRSGEGLDRNQRGISGEEDEEDFRELDNGEGSAAEISTIAKEVDKVNQIINNCIDALKLDTASFLGGGDPELGYDCQSIPASSSGHLERLSFLSPPYKDGVHPLQRQLSADAATVAKKRCSISSSGSIKSARVFSLDVPDQPIKCDSKYIEKSSPLNSPLDRLPLVSSAGVHHLDVKPSYHCSEHRHSFPALYYEESADTLSQRVSFLKPLSRSKRDSSYSQLSPRHHFSGYSSSPEYSTENTHKIWERFRPYKKHTREEVYIAAGHALRKKVQFAKGEDLHDILDYWKGVSAQQKL; encoded by the coding sequence ATGTCATACTGGTGGTTCTTTTTGACACTAGTTCCTTTCTTCTGGTACCTCCCACCAGGGGCAAAGAGCGATTGCTGGCTGATTGAAGGTGACAAAGGTTATGTCTGGCTGGCCATTTGTAGCCAGAATCAACCTCCATATGAAACCATCCCCCAGCATATCAACAGTACAGTTCATGATCTTAGACTTAATGAAAATAAGTTAAAGATTATTGGCTATGCTTCCCTCTCCCGCTTTGGAAATCTAACCGACCTGAAtcttacaaaaaatgaaatatcctaTATTGAGGATGGAGCCTTTCTGGGACAATCGAACTTACAAATCCTGCAGCTTGGATATAATAAGTTGACCAATTTATCAGAGGGAATGCTGAGGGGCATGCCTAGACTACAATTTCTTTTTGTTCAGCACAATTTAATAGAAGTGGTAACACCAGGAGCTTTTTCCGAGTGTCCTAGCCTCATAAGCATTGATTTATCCTCCAACCGACTCACAAAGCTAGATGGTATTACCTTTGTTGGTCTTCAAGCACTTATGGCATGTGAACTGGCAGGAAATCCATTTCATTGCAACTGTGAACTTTTTGGCTTTCTTGGGTGGTTAGTCATGTTCAACAATTTTACTCGTAATTATGACCGCTTACAATGTGAAAGCCCCAGAGAATTTGCTGGTTACCCACTTCTTAGCCCCAGGCCTCACCATAGTCGAAATGCCATAACTGTTCTTCAAGCTCAGTGCAAGAATGGAGCCTATATACCTCGCGAAAGGCCAACCCCTTTTATCCCAAACTCCTTGCCTGATACAGATGAAAATTCTGGTTATAGTCCTGGAGATCTTCTTTCATCTGAGCCAACCCCAACATCTACCACAGATTCTTCTGGCATACCCACTATTGAAATTCATCATGTAACAGGAAGTTCAGCCACTTTAATTGTTACTATTCCATATCCCTATAAAAAGATGTACATTCTGGTACAGTACAACAACAGTTTCGTATATGATGTTACAACTCTGAAGCACAAGAAAGAATATATAACCTTGGATAAGCTGAAGGCTCATGTTAACTATACTTTTTGTGTAGCATCCATTCGGAACTCAAAACGTTATAACCATACTTGTCTGTTTGTATTTACTCGGTCTAAGGACAAGGAAGAATTTTCCCCCAACACTTCCACAACCACTCACTATATTATGACTATATTAGGTTGCCTCTTTGGCATGGTCATCATTTTGGGAGTGGTCTACTACTGCTTGCGAAAAAAGAGAATgcaggaggaaaagaaaaaatccctaaatgttaaaaaaactatACTTGAAATGCGGTATGGTTCTGATGTTGACCCTTGTATTGGAGCTCATTCATCCCAGAAGCTCTCAGAACATCCTATTCCTATCTCCCGTATATCATCACTGCCAACATCAGTTGGCGGCCTTGGAAGTGGAGGGGAGAAAGGAATGTCTTCTAAGCCAATGAACTCTCAAATGGGAACACCAAAAGTTCCAAAAGGCACAAATTATATGGAAGTGCGAAGTGGAGAAGGACTAGACAGAAATCAAAGAGGCATTTCAGGAGAAGAGGATGAAGAAGACTTTCGTGAACTAGATAATGGTGAAGGCTCTGCAGCCGAAATATCCACTATTGCCAAAGAAGTGGATAAAGTGAACCAAATTATCAATAATTGTATTGATGCCCTGAAACTTGACACGGCTTCTTTTTTAGGCGGGGGGGACCCGGAGCTGGGCTACGATTGCCAGTCAATTCCAGCCAGCTCTTCTGGTCATTTGGAAAGGCTGAGCTTCCTCTCTCCTCCCTACAAGGATGGTGTTCATCCACTTCAGCGCCAGCTGAGTGCAGATGCTGCCACGGTGGCAAAGAAACGCTGCAGCATTTCGTCTAGTGGCTCCATTAAGAGTGCCAGAGTTTTTAGCTTGGATGTCCCTGATCAGCCTATAAAGTGTGACTCCAAATATATCGAGAAAAGCAGCCCACTCAACAGTCCCTTGGACCGCCTCCCTCTTGTGTCCTCCGCAGGGGTTCACCATTTAGATGTCAAGCCTTCCTATCACTGTAGTGAGCATCGCCACTCCTTCCCTGCTCTTTATTATGAGGAAAGTGCTGATACATTAAGCCAGAGAGTAAGTTTTCTGAAACCCCTTTCTCGTTCCAAGAGGGACTCCAGTTATTCCCAGCTGTCACCCAGACACCATTTCTCTGGATACTCCTCTAGCCCAGAATACTCAACTGAAAACACCCACAAGATATGGGAGCGCTTCCGTCCTTACAAAAAACACACACGAGAAGAGGTCTACATAGCAGCCGGACATGCCTTGCGCAAAAAAGTCCAGTTTGCCAAAGGAGAGGACTTGCACGACATTTTGGATTACTGGAAAGGAGTGTCTGCACAGCAGAAACTGTAA